Proteins from a single region of Leuconostoc gasicomitatum LMG 18811:
- the atpE gene encoding F0F1 ATP synthase subunit C — MDLHNLGVIAAGLAAAGAAIGGGVGNGVLISQFLAGMSRQPELESRLLSRMFLGVALVEVMPILSIVFAFMLMGK, encoded by the coding sequence ATGGATTTGCACAATCTTGGTGTAATCGCAGCGGGCCTTGCGGCCGCTGGAGCCGCTATTGGTGGTGGTGTTGGAAACGGTGTTTTGATCTCGCAATTCTTGGCAGGCATGAGCCGTCAACCTGAGCTTGAAAGCCGATTGTTGTCACGTATGTTCTTGGGTGTCGCGTTGGTTGAAGTTATGCCAATTTTGTCAATTGTCTTCGCCTTCATGTTGATGGGCAAGTAA